A segment of the Terriglobales bacterium genome:
TGGAGATCATGCGCGACGCGGCCAAGTCGCTGGAGGAGTTCGGCATCCCCTACGAGATCGACGTGACCTCGGCACACCGCTCGCCGCGGCGCACCAGCGAGTACGCGCAGGAGGCCGCCGGCCGCGGCCTCAAGGTGATCATCGCGGGGGCGGGCGGCGCGGCCCACCTGGCGGGCGTCATCGCTGCCCATACCACCCTGCCGGTGATCGGCGTGCCCATTCCCAGCGTGCTCGACGGGTTGGACTCGCTGCTCTCGACGGTGCAGATGCCCGCGGGCATCCCGGTGGCCACGGTGGCCATCGGCAAGGCGGGCGCAGCCAACGCAGGCATCCTGGCGGCGCAGATGCTCGCCCTCTCCGATCCCGCGCTGGCCAAGAAACTGACCGCGCACAAGGAGAAGCTGGCGCACAGCGTGGAGGAGAAATCCAAGAAGCTCAAGATGACGCTGTAGAAATTGGCGATTGAGTGATTGACGATCGACGATTGGATCCTTCATGACCGGAATCTCGTTCCAGGAACTGCAGCGCTATACGCAGGAAGAACGCGGGAAGTGGCGGGCGTGGCTGGAAAAGCAGCCGGCGGCGGCGCTCGAAGTGCCCGCCGGCGAGGCCGGCACCGACACCGCCAGCGTGCGCGGCCTGCTCTGGC
Coding sequences within it:
- the purE gene encoding 5-(carboxyamino)imidazole ribonucleotide mutase — its product is MSKPLVSIVMGSDSDLEIMRDAAKSLEEFGIPYEIDVTSAHRSPRRTSEYAQEAAGRGLKVIIAGAGGAAHLAGVIAAHTTLPVIGVPIPSVLDGLDSLLSTVQMPAGIPVATVAIGKAGAANAGILAAQMLALSDPALAKKLTAHKEKLAHSVEEKSKKLKMTL